A genomic window from Helicobacter suis HS1 includes:
- a CDS encoding RNA pyrophosphohydrolase has product METKKSYRPNVAAVVLSSHYPSDCEFLIAQRIDIQGAWQFPQGGIDQGETPLMALYRELLEEIGTDAVEVIAEYPKWITYDFPPTMTKKLYPFDGQRQKYFLVRLKNNALVNIKTLCPEFDRYCFVKTKDLFHRVVYFKRQVYRQVIGYFRKEGYL; this is encoded by the coding sequence ATGGAAACTAAGAAAAGTTATCGGCCTAATGTGGCCGCTGTTGTGCTTTCCTCACATTATCCCAGTGATTGTGAGTTTTTAATCGCACAGCGCATTGATATTCAAGGAGCATGGCAGTTTCCTCAAGGAGGGATTGATCAAGGCGAGACGCCTTTAATGGCACTATACCGCGAGCTTTTAGAGGAAATAGGCACAGATGCGGTGGAAGTGATTGCAGAATATCCCAAATGGATCACCTATGATTTCCCCCCAACCATGACTAAAAAGCTCTACCCCTTTGATGGCCAAAGACAAAAGTACTTTTTAGTACGGCTTAAAAATAACGCTCTGGTTAACATTAAAACCCTTTGTCCAGAATTTGATCGCTATTGTTTTGTCAAAACTAAGGATTTATTCCATAGAGTGGTGTATTTTAAACGGCAGGTTTATAGACAAGTCATTGGTTATTTCCGCAAGGAAGGGTATCTTTAA
- a CDS encoding c-type cytochrome yields the protein MKKCLLLGFVLGFSFLGAADPSTLVKRCAGCHGPAMDKKAFGKGHVVNTLDSATIKEDLSGYKAGTLNRYGAGGVMHAQAQSLSDEDIDALSKFIPTLKK from the coding sequence GTGAAAAAGTGCTTGCTTTTGGGCTTTGTGTTGGGGTTTAGTTTTTTAGGAGCAGCTGATCCGTCTACGCTTGTTAAAAGATGTGCTGGATGCCATGGACCTGCTATGGATAAAAAAGCATTTGGTAAAGGGCATGTGGTTAACACTCTAGATAGCGCTACAATTAAAGAGGATTTATCAGGTTATAAAGCCGGTACGCTTAATCGGTATGGAGCGGGTGGTGTGATGCATGCACAGGCTCAGAGCTTGAGTGATGAAGATATTGATGCGCTATCAAAATTTATCCCTACTCTTAAAAAATAA